In one Diabrotica virgifera virgifera chromosome 7, PGI_DIABVI_V3a genomic region, the following are encoded:
- the LOC114330835 gene encoding ras-related protein Rab-28-like encodes MSESEEDVSDKNVKIVVLGDPNVGKTSIVRRFCYDEFTRYYVQTMGADFYIKRMDLSKKKEITIRISDIGGIQLNENMLRNYLFNSNIIIIVYDITNSQSFDSVLVWLNEVRKVVENSKQIALFGNKTDLEHKRTIRSDKTQKFVIESRLLSFLVSAKTGENVNASLTNLIAKHFGIHLTRIERERQAPIVQAELSSHIEKAIGSAKIARYNHQNDVSSSACSLQ; translated from the exons ATGTCTGAATCGGAGGAGGACGTTTCGGATAAAAATGTAAAGATTGTTGTGCTTGGCGATCCGAATGTAGGAAAA ACAAGCATAGTAAGAAGATTCTGCTATGACGAATTTACTAGATACTACGTTCAAACCATGGGTGcagatttttatataaaacgAATGGATCTGTCCAAGAAAAAGGAAATTACAATACGAATATCAGACATTGGAGGAATTCAACTCAATGAAAATATGCTAAGAAACTACCTCTTCAATTCAAAC ATAATCATTATCGTATACGACATAACGAACTCTCAAAGTTTTGACAGCGTTCTAGTATGGTTAAACGAAGTAAGGAAAGTCGTTGAGAACTCAAAGCAAATAGCACTTTTCGGAAATAAAA CGGACTTAGAGCACAAAAGAACGATTAGATCAGACAAAACACAAAAGTTTGTCATTGAATCTCGATTATTGAGTTTTCTAGTATCGGCCAAAACGGGAGAAAAT GTAAACGCATCTCTGACAAATCTGATCGCCAAACATTTTGGAATACACCTAACTCGGATAGAACGAGAAAGACAAGCGCCTATCGTACAGGCCGAATTGAGTTCGCACATTGAAAAGGCAATCGGCAGTGCGAAGATTGCCCGCTACAATCATCAAAATGATGTGTCAAGTTCAGCGTGTTCTTTACAATGA